The Cyprinus carpio isolate SPL01 chromosome A9, ASM1834038v1, whole genome shotgun sequence genome window below encodes:
- the LOC109062517 gene encoding COP9 signalosome complex subunit 8 isoform X2, whose translation MPVSVMMAELDEKMLLQFETQELEAPGGIATPQVYSQLLVLYLLHNDMNNARYLWKRIPHAIKTANPELAAIWAVGQRIWQRDFPGIYATIAAYQWSESILPVMEALRESTRRRAYGLVAQAYTSISAEDFAAFVGYSVEEAVKGVVSHGWQADPNTRMIMPQKPDPPPVSLVPNEQQLARLTDYVAFLEN comes from the exons ATGCCCGTGTCTGTCATGATGGCTGAGCTTGACGAAAAGATGTTGCTGCAGTTTGAAACTCAAGAGTTGGAg GCTCCTGGTGGTATTGCTACGCCTCAAGTGTATTCCCAGTTACTAGTTCTGTATCTCCTGCACAATGACAT GAATAATGCCAGATACCTTTGGAAACGTATACCACATGCAATCAAAACA GCAAACCCAGAGCTGGCTGCTATATGGGCTGTAGGACAGCGTATCTGGCAGCGAGACTTTCCAGGGATCTACGCTACTATTGCTGCTTACCAGTGGTCTGAAAGCATTCTCCCTGTGATGGAAGCTTTAAGAG AGTCCACCCGCAGGAGGGCGTATGGGCTAGTAGCACAAGCTTACACCTCTATCAGTGCAGAGGACTTTGCTGCCTTTGTGGGATACTCTGTAGAAGAGGCGGTCAAAG gTGTAGTTAGTCATGGGTGGCAGGCAGATCCAAACACCAGGATGATCATGCCACAGAAACCAG ATCCGCCCCCGGTCTCTCTAGTTCCAAACGAACAACAGCTGGCCAGACTTACTGACTACGTGGCTTTTCTTGAAAACTGA
- the LOC109062517 gene encoding E3 ubiquitin-protein ligase TRIM63 isoform X3, with translation MPVSVMMAELDEKMLLQFETQELEAPGGIATPQVYSQLLVLYLLHNDMNNARYLWKRIPHAIKTANPELAAIWAVGQRIWQRDFPGIYATIAAYQWSESILPVMEALRATIDMDIQRTSSLVGSPGSMESLEKQLSCPICLDMFTKPVVILPCQHNLCRGCASDLYDSRNPYRFSGGVFRCPTCRFEVVLDRHGVHGLQRNLLVENIIDIYKQQQEGGGGGSTTETSIKPKSSKEPMCQEHEDEKINIYCVTHQIPTCSMCKVFGQHKDCEVSPLASVYQAQKGELSNAIDALVAVNGRLQALLNQMEEASTAVQDNAQRAKQRLSECFDSLYAALEERKSALLERISKEQDEKIAALRSLARSYGDRLQAATELTDRAVQALEQSSAAEFLLASKNLISQTKDVAKSSLAEERPEPGFERMDHFTLDTEQVETFLSKMDFGGDDDEEFEDAEDQE, from the exons ATGCCCGTGTCTGTCATGATGGCTGAGCTTGACGAAAAGATGTTGCTGCAGTTTGAAACTCAAGAGTTGGAg GCTCCTGGTGGTATTGCTACGCCTCAAGTGTATTCCCAGTTACTAGTTCTGTATCTCCTGCACAATGACAT GAATAATGCCAGATACCTTTGGAAACGTATACCACATGCAATCAAAACA GCAAACCCAGAGCTGGCTGCTATATGGGCTGTAGGACAGCGTATCTGGCAGCGAGACTTTCCAGGGATCTACGCTACTATTGCTGCTTACCAGTGGTCTGAAAGCATTCTCCCTGTGATGGAAGCTTTAAGAG CGACCATTGACATGGACATTCAGCGAACTTCCTCTTTGGTGGGGTCTCCTGGGTCCATGGAGAGCCTTGAGAAACAGCTAAGTTGCCCAATTTGTCTGGACATGTTCACCAAACCAGTGGTGATTCTGCCCTGTCAACATAACCTGTGTCGAGGATGTGCTAGTGATCTTTATGACTCTCGAAACCCTTATCGTTTCTCCGGTGGTGTCTTCCGGTGCCCTACTTGTCGTTTTGAAGTGGTTCTTGATCGTCATGGCGTGCATGGACTTCAGAGAAATCTTCTAGTTGAGAACATAATTGACATATACAAACAGCAGCAGGAAGGTGGAGGTGGAGGCAGCACCACAGAAACGTCAATAAAACCCAAAAGCTCCAAGGAGCCAATGTGCCAAGAGCACGAGGATGAGAAGATCAACATCTACTGCGTGACTCACCAAATTCCCACTTGCTCCATGTGTAAGGTATTTGGCCAACATAAAGACTGTGAGGTGTCACCACTTGCTAGTGTCTATCAAGCTCAAAAAGGAGAGCTGAGTAACGCCATCGACGCTCTTGTAGCAGTGAATGGTCGCCTTCAAGCATTGCTTAACCAGATGGAGGAGGCCAGCACAGCTGTTCAGGACAATGCGCAACGTGCCAAGCAAAGGCTTAGTGAATGCTTCGATTCTCTGTATGCAGCCTTGGAAGAGCGTAAGAGTGCCCTCTTGGAACGTATAAGCAAGGAGCAGGATGAGAAGATAGCTGCCCTCAGGAGTCTGGCCAGGAGTTATGGGGATCGTCTTCAGGCAGCCACAGAGTTAACAGACAGGGCAGTGCAGGCACTGGAGCAAAGCAGTGCAGCAGAGTTCCTGCTGGCCTCCAAGAACCTGATCTCCCAGACAAAGGACGTGGCGAAGAGCTCACTGGCTGAAGAAAGGCCTGAGCCAGGCTTTGAAAGAATGGACCATTTTACTCTGGATACAGAACAAGTGGAGACTTTTTTGTCCAAGATGGACTTTGGAGGAGACGATGATGAGGAATTTGAAGATGCTGAAGATCAGGAATAG
- the LOC109062517 gene encoding E3 ubiquitin-protein ligase TRIM63 isoform X1: MDIQRTSSLVGSPGSMESLEKQLSCPICLDMFTKPVVILPCQHNLCRGCASDLYDSRNPYRFSGGVFRCPTCRFEVVLDRHGVHGLQRNLLVENIIDIYKQQQEGGGGGSTTETSIKPKSSKEPMCQEHEDEKINIYCVTHQIPTCSMCKVFGQHKDCEVSPLASVYQAQKGELSNAIDALVAVNGRLQALLNQMEEASTAVQDNAQRAKQRLSECFDSLYAALEERKSALLERISKEQDEKIAALRSLARSYGDRLQAATELTDRAVQALEQSSAAEFLLASKNLISQTKDVAKSSLAEERPEPGFERMDHFTLDTEQVETFLSKMDFGGDDDEEFEDAEDQE; this comes from the coding sequence ATGGACATTCAGCGAACTTCCTCTTTGGTGGGGTCTCCTGGGTCCATGGAGAGCCTTGAGAAACAGCTAAGTTGCCCAATTTGTCTGGACATGTTCACCAAACCAGTGGTGATTCTGCCCTGTCAACATAACCTGTGTCGAGGATGTGCTAGTGATCTTTATGACTCTCGAAACCCTTATCGTTTCTCCGGTGGTGTCTTCCGGTGCCCTACTTGTCGTTTTGAAGTGGTTCTTGATCGTCATGGCGTGCATGGACTTCAGAGAAATCTTCTAGTTGAGAACATAATTGACATATACAAACAGCAGCAGGAAGGTGGAGGTGGAGGCAGCACCACAGAAACGTCAATAAAACCCAAAAGCTCCAAGGAGCCAATGTGCCAAGAGCACGAGGATGAGAAGATCAACATCTACTGCGTGACTCACCAAATTCCCACTTGCTCCATGTGTAAGGTATTTGGCCAACATAAAGACTGTGAGGTGTCACCACTTGCTAGTGTCTATCAAGCTCAAAAAGGAGAGCTGAGTAACGCCATCGACGCTCTTGTAGCAGTGAATGGTCGCCTTCAAGCATTGCTTAACCAGATGGAGGAGGCCAGCACAGCTGTTCAGGACAATGCGCAACGTGCCAAGCAAAGGCTTAGTGAATGCTTCGATTCTCTGTATGCAGCCTTGGAAGAGCGTAAGAGTGCCCTCTTGGAACGTATAAGCAAGGAGCAGGATGAGAAGATAGCTGCCCTCAGGAGTCTGGCCAGGAGTTATGGGGATCGTCTTCAGGCAGCCACAGAGTTAACAGACAGGGCAGTGCAGGCACTGGAGCAAAGCAGTGCAGCAGAGTTCCTGCTGGCCTCCAAGAACCTGATCTCCCAGACAAAGGACGTGGCGAAGAGCTCACTGGCTGAAGAAAGGCCTGAGCCAGGCTTTGAAAGAATGGACCATTTTACTCTGGATACAGAACAAGTGGAGACTTTTTTGTCCAAGATGGACTTTGGAGGAGACGATGATGAGGAATTTGAAGATGCTGAAGATCAGGAATAG